The Acidobacteriota bacterium genome contains the following window.
TGTGTAGGAGGGATAGATTTTGATGGCCCGCATCCCGAGGTGGTCGACGGCCCGTTCCAATTCGGGCGCCATTGTGTCCGGCATCAGCGGCGACACGTAGGCGAAGCCGATGAAGCGATCGGGATGGCGCGCCACAAAGCGCGCCGTCAGGTCGTTGCCTGTGCGGCCGTCGGGATAAAAGATGTTGAACAGGCAGCTCTGGTCGATGCCGACTGCGTCCATGGCTCGAAGCATTTCGTCGGGATCGTCCCTCATGCCCGTACCATCCCAGCGGCCGACATGCCCGTGAAAATCGATCACCCTGGTTCCGGCAATCATCGATCCTCCCCTTGCCTCAAGATACGTTCGAGATTCCCGGAACAGAGCAGTTCCAGATCGCTCGTCTCCAGGCCCAGGTGATGCAGCGAGAACAGCATCGGCCCCATGGCGTAGCGAGGGTAGAAGGAGCCGTAAACCAGGCGCCGGATTCCGAATTCCCGAATCAGCGGCGGAATCTTTCCCAGTCCTTCGTAGCGGCTCAGCTCCAGGTGGGCCCGGGGCAACTGCCGCAGAAGCGGAACGACGATCAGGGAATGGATGTAGTGGGCTCCCAGCAAAACCGTGACCAGGTCAGGGAACCGGCGCAGCATCTCCCTCGCCTCCACCGCCGGCGTGTCGGCCAGGGAAAGCCACAGGGGAATGCGCTCGGCAGCCAGCCATTCCAGCAGGTCCCCGTAGATCCAGTCCACAAAGGGAAGGCCGCATTCCCGGGTGTTGTGGAGGCGGATACTGGTGAGTTGGCCGGGGCGATGCAACTGCTGCAACTGGGCCAGGCTCTCGGGCGTGGGGTCGGCCACCCATTGGGGGTGCAGGGCCGATTGCCCATCCACCCAGGACAGCATCCGCTCATTGCCTTCGAGAGCGCTCATCGCCTCTCCCTCGAGGTGGTAGATCAGCGCCCGCGCCACCCCGTGCCGGTCCATTTCCCGCAGGAGTTGCTCGGGGCTTTCGAACGGCGAGGCCCGATTGCGGAGATGTCCCACGCCGATATTGGCGTCGAAAACAGGCACCCGGGCTCGGAAATTCAGGGTCGTCATGATCGAAAAGGGGTTTCTGTAGGCGCGGCCGCACGCCCCTGCGGACCTCCCCGGGATTATCTCCCAAGTCGGGGCGTCTGTCGAGCCCGCGCTGCCTGGGACCAGCCCCGTTTCGCCGGCCCGGCGCCGCTTGACCGTGGCGGGTTGCCTTCGCTAGCATGGGTCTGCGACCCGGTCGGGAATGCGGGTCGGGTGAGGTGAGGTCGAAACATCCGGGGGATACCCATGGCAACGCGAAAAGACAGGATTGTGGATACCGACTGGTCGGCCCTGACGCTGGGGCAACGCATCCGGCACCTGGAGGTCGAAGGTTACGTGGTCTTGCCCGACCTGCTGGACAGCGAACACCTGGAGCGCTTGAGGGCCGAGACTGCCAGGATGGAGACCATACCCCGGGACTACAGCATTCACCAGCGCGGCCGGTCCAGCGTCCAGTTCTGGGGCGGTCCCATTACCGACTTGATCGCTCATCCGCCCACCATCGCCTTTCTGAAGGAGCTTTTCGGGGACCGGATCATCATGATGAGCTACGGCTACGATCGTTCCGAGCCGGGCCACCCCGGGATCAGCCTGCACAGCGACGGCCAGCCCTGGGGTTCCAGGATTTTCGGGTACAACCTGAGCTGTCCCCGCCTGGTGCGTGTCCTCTACTACCTGGAAGACCTGACGCCGGAAGTCTCTCCCTTCAAGGTGATTCCCCGATCCCATCTGAGCTTCCACAACGACGGCAACCCCTACCTCCGCTACGAAGACCACCCCGAGCAGGTGATGGTCACCTGCAAGGCGGGCTCGGCCGCTCTCATCAACCAGAACGTTTTCCACGGGAACTTTCCCAACGTGGGCACCTACGCCCGGGAGATGCTGGCCATCGCCTACCGCCCCGCCTGGGCCGGCCCCGGAAGCGAGATCGACCCCTGGGATCCGGAAGAGCTTGCCAAGGTCCCACCCGCCGTCCGGGAAGTGATGGGTGACCGCAACACCCGGATCTGGAACTATGGCGGGGGCAACAAGCCTCCCAACATGCCCCTGGTCGCCCCCGGCATCGACCCCAGCCGCTGGGAACGGGTGAGCTGAATTCTTGGTCGTTGCAGATCGTTAGTGCCTCCGTGAAACACCCGCTGTCACCCATCCAACCCCGGCCATATTGGAAAATCCTATTCCGTGGCAGCGTTGGGGGTTAAGCGAGAGCGGCGTAGCCGCGGTAGAGGCGGGTTGACCGAGGGAACGTCTCCTACAGGTCTTCCTTATAGAGCAGCGTAGCTGCGGCTTAGGGTAGCCCCGGGCGGGAGCCCGGGGTGGTTTGAACCCCGCTATGCCTTAGCCGCGTAGGCGGCGGATTAATGGCTGATTTCCACAACGCGCCGCCTGTCCAAAACCACGCCGATCCCCCTGTGAGAAATACCACTCAATCGGACGGAACAGCGCTTACCCACTGGGCGAAGTAGGCGGGAGCCCATTTGCGGGCCAGGTGCAGGTTCAGAAGGACAAGACTGCTGTAGGGGAGTGAGGTCTCGGCTTCCATCCAGGCCTCGGCTGCGGCAAAGGAGGGCAGCTCGACCAGCCCCACTTCATGCCAGTCCGCCTGGGGAGCCATGAGCCGGAAGACCTCCAGCCGTATTAAGCCGTGGCGTTGGGCGATGGCCTTGAACTGGCGGGCCTGCTCAACCTGTCCGCGCTCCTCGGCCGACAGCTCGGCGGCCCCGGGCAACCAGCGCCGGAAGGTGAGAACCACCAGGCTGGTGGAGTCTATCCGCAGGGATGGAATCCGATGGGGGTCACTACCGGAGTCAGGCGATTTCCGTGCGGTGGGACGGGAGGTCCGGTCATTGAAGTCGTCCTGGCACACCCGCCGTGCGAGATGGTACTCGTAGTATCCGTAGCGCCCGTAGGGCGGGGCCATCTCGGCCTGAATCCAGGCTTCGGCTCCCGCCAGGGAGGGGAATTCGATCACCCAGAAACGTTGCCAGTTGTCTTGGGGACCCAGCAGTCGAAAACCCTCCAGGTGCATCAAACCGTATCGACGCGACACCGACAGCATCAGGTCGACATGTTCCTGTGAGAAGGCGTCCTGTTCCCTTTGGGAGAGAGCATGCCATGCGGGGAGTCGGCCACCCTTGAAGAGGACCACCACCGAGTCGCCGGGATTTGCTGCGTGTCCGGCAATTTGGTCGCTGGGTGTCATCAGCTTTTCAGCCCGAGTTCCGTCGGCCTACTGGAAGGGTACGGGGGTCCTCGGGAAGTGGCCGAATTGGTCTCGCCCGCAGACCAGGACCGGCCGGTAGTGTCTTCCCAGAGAGTTGGCTCGAACCTGCCTGACCCGCGGAGAAATGAATCGGATCGCCAGACCGCAGCGCCGTCTGGCGGAGCGGTTGGGGTTGCTTCCGTGGATGAGCATGCCGTCGTGGACCGACATCTGGCCGGCCTTCAGCACAAGGTCCACCGTTTGGCTCGAGTCGAAGCTCTCCTCGGCGATTTCCTGGTTGATGCTGAGCAGATTGCCGGCCGTCGCCGAGGTGCCGTGGGTCAGAATGCCGTGGCGGTGGGACCCGGGAATGACCCGCATGCAGCCGTTGTCGACATCCACGTCGTCGATGGCCAGCCAGGCGGTGACCGCCCGCGGCGGTTCCAGTCCCCAGTAGGTCACGTCCTGGTGCCAGGCCACGAACTTGTCGCCTCGGGACGTGGAGGGATACTTGCAGAAAAAATGGTTGCCCAGGAGAAGGACATCGGGGCCGAGGACCGAACGGATCGCTTCCAGAACCGGAGGATGGGTGCTGAGTCTCCAGACGAACTCATGGGTGAAGTGCAGATTGTTCAGCCCGATTTCGGCTTTGCCCTGTCCCTGGTCGGCTTCCAGGGCGTCGAACTGCGACCGGTAGTCCTTCATCTCGGATTCCGGGAAGACCTCCAGTCCGGTCAGATATCCCTGGCTCTGCCACATCTCTGACCTGGACTGCTCCAGGGTTGTCGTTGGCATCCGGTGCTGACCTCCTCGGGCTCAGTCTAATTCAGTTTGGTGCGAGCCGAGCAATTATTTTGATCGGTCATCTCCCCCACTTGGATTCACTGGCGACGGCGCAGGGGATCGGTATTGTTTTATGAACATCGGTGCACAGGATAAAGAGACGGAGGTGAAATCCTTTTCGCCCGGTGCTATTCTTTCGGCACGGGCCGGTCGCGACAACTATTCCGCCCAGGGCGGATCTCGATTCAAAGCCCCGGGGCAGAGCCGGGCTAATTTTTCTGTCGGCAGGTTCGGCAGTCATGGGAGGTCAGGGATGGAGTCACAGGCGATTTCCAGACAGGAGTTTCAGAGCCGCTACCATCGTGTGCAACGTTTCCTGGAGGACCGGCAATTGGGGGCTTTGCTGGCCTATTCTCCGGCCCGCGAGCACAAATGGGGTCAGACGGGCCATGTCTCCTATCTGTCGGGTTGGGCCAACGATGACCGGATTGTGGAAACGGTGGTAGTGGTGCCCCGCCATGGCGACCCGGTGATGCTGGCTGCCGGAATGCAGTTCATGTTCGAGCAGGCCGCGGAGGTGTCTCCGATTGAGGATATGCGGTTGGTGGAAGCCGTCGACCCCAACGCGGTGGCGGGTCATCGCGGGGGGGGCGACGACCAGGGCCCCCGCGACTTTGCCGGTCAGACCCTGGCCGTCCTGGAAGAGAATGGACTCGGAGGAGAACGGGTGGGAGTGGTCGGGGTGAGCACCATGCCGGCTCCCTTCTACGAGGGACTGGCTCTCGGGTTAGGGGACCGGCTCCATCGCGTGGACGACGTGGTTTCCCAGCTCCGTTCCGTCAAGAGCGAGGCGGAACTGCAGTTAATGCGGCGGGCGGCCGAGTTGAGCGATCTGGGATTTCAAACCATGCTGGAGGTTGCCAGGCCCGGACTGCCCGGAATAGAAATCGTGGCCGAGATGGAGCGGATGGCGCGCCGGGAAGGAGCCGACCACGCCAAGTACTGGATGGCTTCAGGTCCGCCCCCGGACTGGAATAATACCCGGCTGGACATCAGGCCCCATGAGCGCATCCTTCAATACGGCGACCTCATGGCCAGTTGCTCCTACATTGTCTACCAGGGATACTGGTGCCACGGGCATCGCACCGGAACCCTGGGGAAACCCTGCGACGCCCTCACCAGGTTGTGCCAGGTGACACGTGAAGCCCATGATCGGGCTCAGGAGATTCTGAAGCCGGGCACGCCCGTGGCCGACTTGGGCCGGACCATCCGAGAGCATGTGGAGCCCCAC
Protein-coding sequences here:
- a CDS encoding phytanoyl-CoA dioxygenase family protein, translating into MPTTTLEQSRSEMWQSQGYLTGLEVFPESEMKDYRSQFDALEADQGQGKAEIGLNNLHFTHEFVWRLSTHPPVLEAIRSVLGPDVLLLGNHFFCKYPSTSRGDKFVAWHQDVTYWGLEPPRAVTAWLAIDDVDVDNGCMRVIPGSHRHGILTHGTSATAGNLLSINQEIAEESFDSSQTVDLVLKAGQMSVHDGMLIHGSNPNRSARRRCGLAIRFISPRVRQVRANSLGRHYRPVLVCGRDQFGHFPRTPVPFQ
- a CDS encoding M24 family metallopeptidase — encoded protein: MESQAISRQEFQSRYHRVQRFLEDRQLGALLAYSPAREHKWGQTGHVSYLSGWANDDRIVETVVVVPRHGDPVMLAAGMQFMFEQAAEVSPIEDMRLVEAVDPNAVAGHRGGGDDQGPRDFAGQTLAVLEENGLGGERVGVVGVSTMPAPFYEGLALGLGDRLHRVDDVVSQLRSVKSEAELQLMRRAAELSDLGFQTMLEVARPGLPGIEIVAEMERMARREGADHAKYWMASGPPPDWNNTRLDIRPHERILQYGDLMASCSYIVYQGYWCHGHRTGTLGKPCDALTRLCQVTREAHDRAQEILKPGTPVADLGRTIREHVEPHGLDLLGGRIGHGIGMDYSEQPVPFDDSNPAPMQAGMTAVMHAVFGLPGTGKMFVPLGDVFHLTEDGPELLMGFPRTPFVAGV
- a CDS encoding phytanoyl-CoA dioxygenase family protein; protein product: MATRKDRIVDTDWSALTLGQRIRHLEVEGYVVLPDLLDSEHLERLRAETARMETIPRDYSIHQRGRSSVQFWGGPITDLIAHPPTIAFLKELFGDRIIMMSYGYDRSEPGHPGISLHSDGQPWGSRIFGYNLSCPRLVRVLYYLEDLTPEVSPFKVIPRSHLSFHNDGNPYLRYEDHPEQVMVTCKAGSAALINQNVFHGNFPNVGTYAREMLAIAYRPAWAGPGSEIDPWDPEELAKVPPAVREVMGDRNTRIWNYGGGNKPPNMPLVAPGIDPSRWERVS